Proteins encoded together in one Hymenobacter monticola window:
- a CDS encoding histone deacetylase family protein: MPCLATSDHYTLDLPADHRFPIAKYALIREQLMWQGIAAPEDFYEPGLCAEEDVLRVHTAEYWHKVRDLQLSAREVRNLGLPQSPQLVRRSLSSSAGTLQSALRALRDGVGLNLAGGTHHAFADRGEGFCVLNDQAIAAAHLLAHGLARQILIVDLDVHQGDGTASIFRDEPRVFTFSMHAGANYPLRKEQSDLDVALALGTGDVEYLKLLSATLDPLVKRVQPDFIFYQAGVDVLATDKLGKLALTAAGSRQRDELVLGLCRARGLPVAVSMGGGYSERLADIVDAHCNTFRVAFELWP; the protein is encoded by the coding sequence ATGCCCTGCCTTGCCACTTCCGACCACTACACCCTCGACCTACCTGCCGACCACCGCTTCCCCATCGCCAAGTACGCCCTGATTCGGGAGCAGCTGATGTGGCAGGGCATTGCGGCGCCCGAGGATTTTTACGAGCCGGGGCTGTGCGCCGAGGAAGACGTGCTGCGGGTGCACACCGCCGAGTACTGGCACAAGGTGCGCGACTTACAGCTGTCGGCCCGCGAGGTGCGCAACCTGGGCTTGCCGCAAAGCCCGCAGCTGGTGCGCCGCTCGCTGAGCAGCAGCGCAGGCACGCTGCAATCGGCCTTGCGGGCCCTGCGCGATGGCGTCGGGCTGAACCTGGCGGGCGGTACGCACCACGCCTTTGCCGACCGGGGCGAGGGCTTTTGCGTGCTCAACGACCAGGCCATTGCCGCCGCGCACCTGCTGGCGCACGGGCTGGCCCGCCAGATTCTGATAGTGGATTTGGACGTGCATCAGGGCGACGGCACCGCCAGCATTTTTCGGGATGAGCCGCGCGTGTTCACGTTTTCGATGCACGCGGGGGCTAACTATCCGTTGCGCAAAGAGCAGTCGGACCTGGATGTGGCGCTGGCGTTGGGCACCGGTGATGTTGAGTACCTCAAGCTGTTGTCCGCCACGCTGGACCCGCTAGTGAAGCGCGTGCAACCCGATTTCATCTTCTACCAGGCCGGCGTGGATGTGCTGGCGACCGACAAGCTGGGCAAGCTGGCGCTGACAGCGGCCGGCAGCCGGCAGCGCGACGAACTGGTGCTGGGCTTGTGCCGGGCGCGGGGCCTGCCGGTGGCCGTGAGCATGGGCGGCGGCTACTCCGAGCGGCTGGCCGACATCGTGGACGCGCACTGCAACA
- a CDS encoding PcfJ domain-containing protein, which translates to MFSFGSPHALYEELGVDSALAQLYAACVAGRTGPEQGSALGALRALATKRTGLLHRPELAPNVAALASRYAKRVREVADWKPRSNNVFRQLASLVRHLFDRYGNAPDWLIESWTRPTLAQDGVSLPDLTLHLGQGHSLRSFPRLPVPISKRLEHGMREAPAGCTFREALRYAQLAARGALEWWGVVMESRLGRAALVDDGFWLSVVDFFVASPMVDPRHFGPVCDWIHQKRSVGIGPEPAQPGFTLKGRSMASVLAQTEQWHNGQARTRRQSGGANVASSWPGLPVDNFLDGPVRIEQLTTGAQLQKEGNAQRNCVATYLQSCLAGRCGIFSLTVDGTRGLTIEVNAHRTVVQVRGRYNRWMTPQEHAWIIQWLSQSRLVLSKHVGVDWQD; encoded by the coding sequence ATGTTTTCCTTCGGCTCGCCGCACGCACTGTACGAAGAATTGGGCGTCGATTCGGCCCTGGCGCAGCTTTATGCAGCGTGCGTGGCAGGCCGCACCGGACCGGAGCAGGGCAGCGCGCTCGGCGCCTTGCGGGCGCTGGCAACCAAACGCACCGGCCTGCTGCACCGCCCCGAACTGGCCCCAAACGTGGCCGCGCTGGCCAGCCGCTACGCCAAGCGAGTGCGCGAAGTGGCCGACTGGAAACCCAGGAGCAACAACGTGTTCCGGCAACTGGCCAGCTTGGTTCGGCACTTGTTCGACCGATACGGCAACGCGCCGGACTGGCTGATTGAGTCCTGGACGCGGCCAACGCTGGCCCAGGACGGCGTGTCCCTGCCCGATTTGACTTTGCACCTCGGGCAGGGACACTCGCTGCGCAGCTTCCCTCGGCTGCCCGTGCCCATCAGCAAACGGCTGGAGCACGGCATGCGGGAAGCGCCCGCCGGTTGCACCTTCCGCGAAGCCCTGCGCTACGCCCAGCTCGCCGCCCGCGGCGCATTGGAGTGGTGGGGCGTGGTGATGGAGTCGCGCCTGGGCCGCGCGGCTTTGGTCGATGATGGCTTCTGGCTGAGCGTGGTGGACTTTTTCGTCGCTTCGCCCATGGTCGACCCGCGCCATTTTGGCCCCGTCTGCGACTGGATTCATCAGAAGCGCAGTGTCGGCATCGGGCCCGAGCCAGCCCAGCCGGGCTTCACCCTCAAGGGCCGCAGCATGGCCTCCGTGCTGGCCCAAACCGAGCAGTGGCACAATGGCCAAGCCCGGACGCGTCGCCAATCGGGAGGCGCTAATGTGGCCAGCAGCTGGCCGGGCCTGCCGGTGGATAATTTTCTGGACGGCCCGGTGCGCATCGAACAGCTCACCACCGGCGCGCAGCTGCAGAAAGAGGGCAACGCGCAGCGCAACTGCGTGGCCACCTACCTGCAATCGTGTCTGGCGGGCCGCTGCGGCATCTTTTCGCTGACCGTGGACGGCACCCGCGGCCTGACCATCGAGGTAAACGCCCACCGCACCGTGGTGCAGGTGCGCGGCCGCTACAACCGCTGGATGACGCCGCAGGAACACGCCTGGATAATCCAGTGGCTCAGCCAGTCCCGCCTGGTGCTGTCGAAGCACGTCGGCGTGGATTGGCAGGACTAA
- a CDS encoding TROVE domain-containing protein, which translates to MRFNFFSRNTAPTVNHEGAPAFTLTPQVELYAAVATAALSDQFYEKADTRLARLRELVAKNEPRFVAQLAVYARESLNLRSVPLVLCVELARLHRGDSLVSRLVARVVQRPDEITELLAFYAQANGRSGTKILNRLSKQLQKGLALSFNRFDGYQLAKYDRDGAVRLRDALFLVHPNAKDEAQQALFDQLVRGELPTPYTWETELSAVGQETFATEADQQTAVRQTWETLIDSGKLGYMALLRNLRNIIEANVSAAVIEKVCDTLADRFAVARSRQLPFRFLAAYREVKALPSGHVAGVLAALETAIAHSAVNLRGFGHDTRVVLACDVSGSMQQPISARSKVLLYDVGLVLSMLLQSRCQNVVTGMFGNIWKRISLPRGPVLRNVDELYQREGEVGYATNGHLVVEELLLRREVVDKVMIFTDCQLWNSTGDGGVFGRIWADYRRTVAPHARLYLFDLAGHGTAPLEVRPETGVALLAGWSDKVFDVLSALDNGGSALTEIEKIEL; encoded by the coding sequence ATGCGCTTCAACTTCTTCTCTCGAAATACCGCTCCGACGGTAAACCACGAAGGCGCACCCGCCTTCACGCTCACGCCGCAGGTGGAGCTGTACGCCGCCGTGGCCACCGCCGCGCTCAGCGACCAGTTCTATGAAAAAGCCGACACCCGGCTGGCGCGTTTGCGCGAGTTGGTGGCGAAGAACGAGCCGCGGTTCGTGGCGCAGTTGGCGGTGTATGCCCGTGAGAGCCTGAACCTGCGCTCGGTGCCGCTGGTGCTGTGCGTGGAGCTGGCCCGCCTGCACCGCGGCGACAGCCTCGTGAGCCGCCTGGTGGCCCGCGTGGTGCAGCGCCCCGATGAAATCACGGAATTGCTGGCCTTCTACGCCCAAGCCAACGGCCGGAGCGGGACCAAAATCCTCAACCGCCTCTCCAAGCAGCTGCAAAAAGGCCTGGCGCTCAGCTTCAACCGTTTCGATGGCTACCAGCTGGCCAAGTACGACCGCGACGGGGCGGTGCGCCTACGCGATGCCCTCTTCCTCGTTCACCCGAATGCGAAAGATGAGGCCCAGCAAGCCCTGTTCGACCAGTTGGTGCGCGGCGAATTGCCCACGCCCTACACTTGGGAAACCGAGCTGTCGGCGGTAGGGCAGGAGACCTTCGCCACCGAGGCGGACCAGCAAACGGCCGTCCGCCAGACCTGGGAAACGCTCATTGACAGCGGCAAGCTGGGTTACATGGCCTTGCTCCGTAACCTGCGCAACATCATAGAAGCCAACGTTTCGGCTGCGGTGATTGAAAAAGTGTGCGACACGCTGGCCGACCGGTTTGCGGTGGCGCGCAGCAGGCAGTTGCCGTTCCGCTTCCTGGCCGCTTACCGTGAGGTGAAAGCCTTGCCAAGCGGCCACGTGGCCGGCGTGCTGGCGGCCCTGGAAACGGCCATTGCACACAGCGCCGTGAACCTGCGCGGTTTCGGGCACGACACCCGCGTGGTGCTGGCCTGCGACGTGTCGGGCTCGATGCAACAGCCCATTTCGGCCCGCAGCAAAGTGCTGCTCTACGACGTGGGCCTGGTGCTGAGCATGTTGCTGCAAAGCCGCTGCCAGAACGTGGTTACCGGCATGTTCGGCAACATCTGGAAGCGCATCAGCCTGCCCCGCGGCCCGGTGCTGCGCAACGTGGACGAGCTCTACCAGCGCGAAGGCGAGGTGGGCTACGCCACCAACGGCCACTTGGTGGTAGAGGAGCTGTTGTTGCGCCGAGAAGTGGTGGACAAGGTGATGATTTTCACCGACTGCCAGCTCTGGAACAGCACCGGCGACGGCGGGGTGTTCGGCCGCATCTGGGCCGACTACCGCCGCACCGTGGCGCCCCACGCCCGCCTCTACCTCTTCGACCTGGCCGGGCACGGCACCGCCCCGCTGGAAGTGCGCCCCGAAACGGGCGTGGCCCTCCTCGCCGGCTGGTCCGACAAGGTGTTCGACGTGCTGAGCGCGCTGGACAACGGCGGCTCGGCGCTGACGGAAATCGAGAAAATTGAATTGTAA
- a CDS encoding TIGR02452 family protein, with protein MTPNTINRDVRTRIALSTLAALEQGGYQTAAGQPVSLAASQKAAETGSRLYRPADAESLLKEFDQPGGAPAAVRVYHATTLEAAAALVADGGRMGCLNFASARNPGGGFLGGSQAQEESLARSSGLYPCLLQFREMYSYNARPDSTALYSDYFSYAPGVPVFRGEAGEWLPEPFLLDIITAPAVNAGALQRNNPELLPELVPTMRRRTRLVLAAAARHGIDHLILGAWGCGVFGNDPAQIAELFAEVLAEPNIRGRFRRLDFAVFDPKPPQATLQTFERILKPLF; from the coding sequence ATGACGCCTAATACCATCAACCGCGACGTTCGCACCCGCATTGCCCTCAGCACGCTGGCCGCGCTGGAGCAGGGCGGCTACCAAACCGCCGCCGGCCAGCCGGTTTCCCTGGCGGCCAGCCAGAAAGCCGCCGAAACCGGCAGCCGCCTCTACCGCCCCGCCGATGCCGAAAGTCTCCTAAAGGAGTTCGACCAGCCCGGTGGCGCCCCGGCTGCAGTGCGCGTGTACCACGCCACCACGCTGGAGGCGGCGGCCGCTTTGGTAGCTGATGGCGGCCGGATGGGCTGCCTGAACTTCGCCTCGGCGCGCAACCCGGGCGGCGGTTTCCTGGGCGGCAGCCAGGCGCAGGAGGAAAGCCTGGCGCGGTCGTCAGGCCTGTACCCGTGCCTGCTGCAGTTCCGGGAGATGTACTCGTACAACGCCCGGCCCGACAGCACGGCCCTCTACAGCGACTACTTCAGCTATGCGCCGGGCGTGCCGGTGTTTCGCGGCGAAGCAGGGGAGTGGCTGCCCGAGCCGTTTCTATTGGACATCATCACGGCGCCGGCCGTGAACGCCGGGGCGCTGCAACGCAACAACCCGGAACTGCTGCCCGAACTGGTGCCCACCATGCGCCGGCGTACTCGCCTGGTGCTGGCCGCGGCCGCCCGCCACGGCATCGACCACCTGATTCTCGGGGCCTGGGGCTGCGGCGTGTTTGGCAACGACCCGGCCCAGATTGCCGAGCTGTTTGCCGAAGTGCTGGCCGAGCCCAACATCCGGGGCCGGTTCCGCCGGCTCGATTTTGCGGTGTTCGACCCGAAGCCGCCGCAAGCCACGCTGCAAACCTTCGAACGCATACTAAAACCACTTTTCTAA